Below is a genomic region from Medicago truncatula cultivar Jemalong A17 chromosome 3, MtrunA17r5.0-ANR, whole genome shotgun sequence.
TGCTACTCTACACAACCATTATTCATAACATAATAACATATTGGTTTATGATCAGCCATATCCTTTGAGTCGAAGTCTTCCTCGGTGTCTTCTATTTTAGACACTGCATCATCCTTAGCAGGTGTTAAGATTGAGACATCATTACACAGTACGTCGAAATCTGGCTCTCAGTCCAGAAAATCATAATCCATGTCTTTTTCTTCGACATTTTTGTTTTCCTTGATTGATGCTAAGGGAGAAAAGATCTTTTCCTTTGATAAATAGAGGACTTCATTCAGTTCACAAATCACATCAAATAGTTCTATTGAGTTATCGAttactctttctctcttcttcttctttctgcTCGATGCAATTCTAAGTCAATTCTCCCATTTCTTTTATGTCCCTTcgaaattaagagtgttcttaaaaTCATAGTCTCTTCGAGATATAATGTTCCTTTGGATCTTAAGGTCATAGTAATATGATTCTTCATATGTACTTGTAACTTACATCATTTGTGTGTGATAAATGTGACATATATTACAATGTGAAGATTAGACCTGTGATGAATACAATATAATAACTCATTTGTTCtctttttgatttttcaaaatattattccaaaaacatatttaaacaaaaataatggtTTTATACTTTTATTACACCCTTCTCTGTTCTGTCCGTTACACCGAAACCAATTACCAGTCTCAATCAAATTGACCCTTTAAATTCCTCAAAATTACAAACTAaccacttttcttcttcttcttcttcctcttccaatGGAGAACCATAACAACAACGACACCGGTTCGGTTCAATCTCAGCGACCCGATTCATTTGGTCGGTTTGGGCGGTTTGGAGGCAAGTATGTCCCTGAAACTCTCATCCATGCTCTCACTGAGTTAGAAGCTGCATTCCATTCTCTAGCTTCCGATGAAGATTTTCAggttctcttttttttctttcactttctcaTTTTTCATTCCTAAAATGACTTATTAATAGCTTattcttaagaaaaatcaaatggGCTTCTTCAGAAGAGGTTAGTGGGGTTCTAATGGACTATTATCATGTTTGGATAACACAACTTATTTAAGTGTGTTTATAgcataagtgattatcatgtttatgtataaactatttttataagaCGGGCCTGTTGGgagaaacaacttatttgcagtTTATATCACAACTGCTTttcatgataagcgcttatgtatCAGCTTGCACAAGCTATTTTTActgcaaaagataaaataatgttaaattgtttttgtatatgctataagttgtttttacaagttatttttgagaactaatgaaaataagttgaaaaaagcttatgaaaaatccCATTAGCTGTTTTcttaagttctcccaaacagtttgagcctgtttggattggcttatttgagcttatctagtGACATAAGTTTAGTGAGACTGTTTGTTAGAACTTTATGAAAATGACATTgtttaaaagttgtttttagcttatttgcataagctctaCAAGATAGCTTAGGAAAACAGTTTATAGCTTTTACGAAAACAAttgaactttattttatattgctttagaaatagcttattcataAGTGTTTATCATGATAAAGACTTATGCTTGAAATTGCAAATTAAGTTGTGTTTATCCAAGCAAGGCTTATGGATTATGGatatgtcataagttgtttttataagctcttACAAACAGTCTCATTCTCACAAGTTTTTATGTCAGGAGATAAGTTAAACAGACTCTATGTGGTAGGGACTAGGGAGTATTCTattgtgtttaaaagaatattttacaTCCAGGTTAAAACTATAACGACTCTACTTCACACTCACCGTCACGGCCTGACAATGACTTTGGctcttaaaagaaaataatgaaaaacaaacaaataagaGTGTCTCAAAACTCAACTCATATTTGTTTCCCCTTATTTTTGCCGAACTGCCTCTAATTAGACAACTGTCTTAGTAGTATGATGTCTGATGACAAGGAGAACCATGAGTTTCGACTTCTTTGGCAACAACGTATGTAGTTTTTGGAGTTTCAGACAATTTTCACATACACGTACAAGTCCTTTGTAGACCACTTATCAACATGTAGAACTTGCCTTTGTTTAGTTACCTTTGAATCGCGTAACCCATTCTGGTATTTCATTTTGTGGATAAAACTCAATGGGTATCTTCATGGACTAAAAAAGTTTATGATTTTTACAGAAAGAGCTGGCTGGGGTTCTAAAGGACTATGTAGGTAGGGAGAGCCCTCTTTACTTTGCTGAGAGGCTGACAGAGCACTACAAGCGTGGTAACGGTGAAGGGCCACACGTGTATCTTAAGAGAGAGGATCTCAACCACACTGGTGCTCACAAGATTAATAACGCTGTTGCTCAGGCTTTGCTTGCCAAAAAGTTGGGGAAGAAGAGGGTTATTGCTGAGACTGGTGCTGGCCAGCATGGAGTTGCCACCGCCACCGTGTGCGCTCGATTTGGGTTGGAATGCGTTGTTTATATGGGTGCACTAGATATGGAAAGACAGGCCCTTAATGTGTTCAGAATGCGCCTTCTTGGTGCTGAGGTATGTGATCTTCTGAGTGCCTTGACCTGATGGCTATCAACAGCTAGTGTTCCATAAAGGTGACACATTTTGTATCGTCTCTTAGAATTTGAAAAACATGTTAGAAGTTCTCCTGATGCTTGATACTTATTGTTCACGTGAATTATTTTCCAATTGACTGATCACTGATCTTAGTTGCCATCTGAGGTAAACATTTGGCAACTTAACTTAGTATTGTAGACCAACTTTGAtgtattgaaataaaaaaataggcaCGGGAAAAGGTTTCTTATTGTAAATGCAGGGTTTATCGAATGCTAGATGTGTActtgaaaatatttgtttagaGATTTTAATATAAACTTTGTTTTTGGTAGATCCTAATGACATTATTTGACTTATGTAGCTGAAATTAAACAGTGGGATAGGACTTGGATGTTTGTCTTGCAAGTGTGTTAATGTATTTATTCATTGAGCTTGATAATTACATAATTTTGTGATGTAGGTGAGAGCTGTACATGCAGGAACTGCTACGCTGAAAGACGCTACATCGGAAGCTATAAGGGATTGGGTGACTAATGTGGAGACTACACATTACATTTTGGGTTCGGTTTGTGGGCCACATCCATATCCTATGATGGTAAGAGAGTTTCATGCAGTGATAGGGAAAGAAACAAGAAAGCAAGCATTGGAAAAATGGGGAGGGAAGCCAGATATTCTAGTAGCATGTGTTGGCGGTGGTTCAAATGCCATTGGTCTTTTCCATGAATTTATTGATGACAAAGATGTTAGGTTGATTGGAGTGGAGGCTTCTGGGTTAGGCCTTGAAAGTGGCAAGCACGCCGCTACATTAACGAAGGGAGAAGTTGGAGTTTTGCATGGAGCAATGAGCTATCTTTTGCAGGATGATGATGGGCAAATAATTGAACCTCATTCTATCAGTGCAGGGTAATTCATCTTGTTGATATTTGGTTACCATTTTCATGTTGTCTATCCATATTTTGATATTACATTTTCATTTCTCGTTTTCGTTGTATAGGTTGGACTATCCAGGGGTTGGACCAGAGCATAGTTTCTTGAAAGATGCAGGGCGTGCTGAATACTACAGTGTTACAGACGAAGAAGCACTCGAAGGTAGGCTACCCTATAATAATTGCTTTGTCAAATGTACAAGGATATGTTTAACAGATAATTAGTTGAAATTTTAGTTGTACAATAACAACACCAACAACCAAACCTTATCTCATTGAGTGGTTTGATACAATATTGTCAAGATCTAGATTTTGCTTAAGATCGGGCTGGGGGTAGCAAGATGGTAACACGTAAGATCCTACGCAATTAAGTATGTTGGATCCGGAGTGGTAGTAAGATCGTAAAATGTAAGATCATGACCAAGATCATAAGATCCTAAGAATTTGAAAATAGTATTAATAATCTCTATAGTGCATATGTTCACAAGTCttaataaaaaatcacataCAAGACATAACAATCAAGTCCACAATATAAACTAGTCGAAGCTTAAGCAACAATACACAGCCAAGTCCATAAATACTTTAACCTAAATCAAATCCTAATATGCCAATCAACCATATCATCCTCCATAAGATTAGTAGAGGCAGAGATGATTGATGCTGATCTGTGGGAGAGAGAGTAAGATGCAGAGAAGGTCGAGAGAGGGAAAGGATTGATGCCTTGTGTTTAGGATTTTCTGTATTTCTATCCAATTGGGTGCAAACCTCATTCTTTTTATCCCATAAACAAGCAAGATCGCAAGAATCGTGTAATTTAATGATCTAAGAAGCATATTAAATTATGCAATCTCACTACAATTTCGCCCGTAATACAATCTTGTTCTCGATTCAGATCACAGGAAATGAGTAAGATTGTGAAATCGCATGATCTTTTGCTTTAATGATGTCGGATACCATTTACGGCCACGAAACTAGACCTTATGGCTTAATCAAAGTGGGGGACTATTTATCACAGTTTCTTAGGGCctttttggattgacttatttgagcgtaTCTATTGaaataagcacttgtgagacagTTTGAGAAcctatggaaacaacttatgactcatccataagctgttttcagatttttttcacaAGCTCTCCAGGATAATTTAAGAAAACAGCTCATTGCTTATATAAAAGAAGTTTGgacttattttatcttttgttatagaaataactaatacataagcacttatataacTAGTGTTTATGCTATACGCATTTAATGGAGTTGTTTATTCAAACTATGCCTAGATGTATGTCGGGGccaatttctttttatattagCTGTGTGCAAGGCTTGTGTAACTCTGTACTGTTGAAAATTCTTTAttaatttggaaagaaaacaaGGTTTCCTAACTGATTGTTTAGGCTCCATGCCATttatcatcacatacataaaTTAACTATATGTTATTTCATTTTCCATGGTCAAAAGTTGAAGTTGCTTTTCATATGATGTATCTTGTTTTTATATCTGCAGCTTTTAAAAGAGTATCCCAGTTGGAAGGCATAATTCCAGCTTTGGAAACATCACATGCTCTTGCTTATTTAGAGAAACTCTGCCCTACCCTTCCAAATGGAACTAAGGTTGTGGTTAACTGCAGTGGCAGAGGGGATAAGGATGTTCAAACTGCTATGAAATACTTGAAAATTTGAAAGTACATGATTCAGTCTCCAACATAGTTGAACAGTTCAGCTCTTGATTGacctattttcttttcttattgaGATTGATGTGAAGTTGACTTAGTTTGAGGAGGATCACTTGTGAAAGAATTCTTCTGGGAAGAGTTTAGTTTTTGGAAACCAATATATGCCTAGGAATTTTCTAAATGTTGTTACAATTATTACAGGGCATCAAAGGATACTGtcattgtttgatttgaagaatAAAATAGCTCATGTAAAATTATGTATCATATATAAATAAGAGATATTCGTTTTGACAGAATGAAGCATTGTCTACCTATCTTTGCCCCattagattttgttttgttaaacctttagggtctgtttggattgagcttCTTTTGAGGTTATGAAAaagagcttatgcaaataaataagcttttatgctAATTCATAAGATCttactaacgaaaattgtatattcataagttgttttttcataaactaactTAGCAagtttataaataatacattaatGCTTAACAAGTTTATATTCATAAGCTTTTAATgcttatttataaataaactaacttaataagtcaatccaaacgtcGCAGGTAATGTGTTAGTACATATGTTATGTAAGCACTCTTCCCTTCACTTGtactttaaatttaaattctcATTTTCGAAAACTTAGAACTAAAgaacttaaattatttttacattaatATCTTCATTCAgtagcctcttaaaaaaaaaaatatcttcattCAGTAGCATTGGTTCAAATTCAGGAACCGAGGATCGTTCATCTCTAGTTTGAGGTGTGATGAATGAGATAATTTCCAATGTGTGGATTTGGGATAAAAGcatgattttgaaaaacaacaaatatgcctttaaaattaaatactgcAATTTAAATACTACTaatgtgtgttctattttatgtggaaccccacactctattttttcaattaacacaacat
It encodes:
- the LOC11446499 gene encoding tryptophan synthase beta chain 1, producing the protein MENHNNNDTGSVQSQRPDSFGRFGRFGGKYVPETLIHALTELEAAFHSLASDEDFQKELAGVLKDYVGRESPLYFAERLTEHYKRGNGEGPHVYLKREDLNHTGAHKINNAVAQALLAKKLGKKRVIAETGAGQHGVATATVCARFGLECVVYMGALDMERQALNVFRMRLLGAEVRAVHAGTATLKDATSEAIRDWVTNVETTHYILGSVCGPHPYPMMVREFHAVIGKETRKQALEKWGGKPDILVACVGGGSNAIGLFHEFIDDKDVRLIGVEASGLGLESGKHAATLTKGEVGVLHGAMSYLLQDDDGQIIEPHSISAGLDYPGVGPEHSFLKDAGRAEYYSVTDEEALEAFKRVSQLEGIIPALETSHALAYLEKLCPTLPNGTKVVVNCSGRGDKDVQTAMKYLKI